GTCCACCTCCAGATCCTGTCGGGGACCAGGGCGACGCCGATGGCGGCGCTCAAAGTCCGGCGGAACAACGAGATGATCGAGGAGGCGGCGATGGGGAACGGTCCGATCGACGCCGCGTACAAGTGCATCGAACGGATCGTTGGGAGGAGTTTCAAGCTGATCGACTTCGGCCTGAACGCGGTCACGTCGGGGCAGGACGCGATCGGGGAGGCGCGGGTGCGGATCCGCTCCAACGGGACGATCTTCTCCGGAGGAGCGAGCTCGACCGACATCATCGAGGCGGCGATCAAGGCGTATCTCTCCGCGATCAACCGGTGGGTGGCCGCGGAGGAGAAAACGAAGACCGTGAAAAAGGGCTCCGCGAAGAAGGCGCCCCTGGCGCTCGTCGAGTCACCTTAAGCCGGGGTGTTGCTCGCCGTCGGGCGGTACTCCTCCCGGGGGGGCGAGAAGGCGTCCAGCGCCAGCGCTCCCCCGGGACCCGCCTTCGCCGCGTGCGGAGCCCCTCCCGGGACGAAGTACATCTCGTTCCCCGTCAGCGTTCGGGTCTCGCCTTCGATCGTGAACTCCATCGTCCCCGACACCAGCATCCCCATCTGCTCGTGCGGGTGGGTGTGGGTCGGGACGACGGCGTTCGGCGCAAGGGTGACGAGGGAGAACATCATCTTCTCCCCCGCGGCGATCTTCGCCGTCACGCCCGGCGCCAGCACCTTCGGCGCGATGTTCTCAGGGATCCAGAAACGATTCATGTTTGACCTCCAATAAGGTGCTGGCGCTCATCTACGGTAATCCTGACAGGGGAGGCATTCCCGGCAGCGGGAGTACCTCAGCTGCGCGAAGCTCGAGGTGGGGCGGGGTGTCATACCTTGATCATCCGGCCTCAACCCGCGGGATCGGGAAGCACGTACCCCGCGTCG
This region of Candidatus Deferrimicrobium sp. genomic DNA includes:
- a CDS encoding alpha-isopropylmalate synthase regulatory domain-containing protein, which encodes NTKEIAKTSRMVSKLMGLPIQRNKAIVGSNAFAHSSGIHQDGIIKDRSTYEIIRPEDVGVTAHTFALTARSGRAALKHHISGMGHHLTDAQLAEIYEKFLVLADKKKEVMVEDLEILVQDELFKVPETYKLVHLQILSGTRATPMAALKVRRNNEMIEEAAMGNGPIDAAYKCIERIVGRSFKLIDFGLNAVTSGQDAIGEARVRIRSNGTIFSGGASSTDIIEAAIKAYLSAINRWVAAEEKTKTVKKGSAKKAPLALVESP
- a CDS encoding cupin domain-containing protein, producing MNRFWIPENIAPKVLAPGVTAKIAAGEKMMFSLVTLAPNAVVPTHTHPHEQMGMLVSGTMEFTIEGETRTLTGNEMYFVPGGAPHAAKAGPGGALALDAFSPPREEYRPTASNTPA